The genomic stretch CTGAATCACGTCGTACGCCAATTCTCTAACTTCCTTTCAGACAATATCGACTTAGATATTCACGCAAAAGAAAACCTACATAATATTGCGACTGAAATGGTGACGTTAGTGGCTCAAGATAGCCATTGGTTGAACGTATGGTTCGAATGGAGCGCATCAACTCGTGATGAAGTATGGCCTCTATTCGTAACCACTAACCGCACTAACCAAATGTTAGTACAGAACATGTTTAGCAAAGCGATTGAACGCGGCGAAGTTTGCGACGATCACGATCCTAAGCATCTAGCGAACCTATTCCACGGCATCTGCTACTCGCTATTCATTCAAGCGAAACGTGTAGAAACGCCAGAAGAGCTTTCAAGCTTAACGGATAGCTACCTAAATATGCTGTGCATCTATAAATAGATTCGAGATTCGAACAAAACTAAGGGGTTGGCTTTTACGCCAGCCCTTTTTTATTGCCGATAGAAAGCCAGAATTAGATTCCCTATTCCTTCCTTCGTCAGTCCAGGGAATGACGGATATAAACAGCCACTGCACTTTACTTCATCGTCACCATGAACGAGAGGCGGAAAAATTAATTAGACACTAAAGCCAGAGATTCCCTATTCCCTCCTCCGTCAGTCTAGGGAATGACGGACATAGCCAACCACTGCGCTTTACTTCATCGTCACCATGAACGAGAGGCGGAAAAATTACTTAGACACTAAAGCCAGAGATTCCCTATTCCCTCCTTCGTCAGTCTAGGGAATGACGGGAATAAAGAACCATGTACCTTACTGCATCCCTCATCATAAACGAGAAGCGAAGAAATTAATCAGACACTCTCTATTTCATCCTCCGTCAGTCTAAGGAATGACGGGAATATAGAGCGACAGTTCTCACCTTTACGCTAGAGATATCGTCAAAGCATAAACTTTCACTCCTCACTTCGTCATCCTCAAGAGCGAGGGACGAGCGAGTTGGGGATCTCATACAGACATGACGACCCGCTTTTCTTCGGACATAAAAAAGCCGCTGACGAATCAGCGGCTTTTAATAACATTAACGAGTGGCTAAGAAAGAATTACTTCTTCTTTTTCACTGCTTTTTTGTTTGGAAGATCAGTGATTGAACCTTCGAATACTTCCGCAGCTAGACCAACAGACTCGTGTAGAGTTGGGTGAGCGTGGATAGTAAGAGCGATATCTTCTGCGTCACAACCCATTTCGATTGCTAGACCGATTTCACCAAGAAGCTCACCACCGTTAGTACCAACAACAGCACCACCGATTACGCGATGAGTATCTTTATCGAAGATCATCTTAGTCATACCGTCTGCACAGTCAGAAGCGATTGCACGACCAGAAGCAGCCCAAGGGAAAGTCGCAACTTCGTAGTTCAGGCCTTCCGCTTTCGCTTCTTTCTCAGTCTTACCTACCCAAGCAACTTCTGGCTCAGTGTACGCAATTGATGGGATTACTTTAGGGTCGAAGTAGTGCTTCTTACCAGAGATAACTTCAGCAGCTACGTGACCTTCATGCACACCTTTGTGAGCAAGCATTGGTTGGCCAACAACGTCACCGATCGCGTGGATGTGAGGAACGTTTGTACGCATTTGCTTATCAACGTTGATGAAACCGCGCTCATCAACTTCGATACCTGCTTTTTCAGCGTCGATAAGTGCACCGTTTGGAACACGACCGATAGCAACAAGAACAGCATCGTAGCGCTCAGCTTCAGCTGGTGCTTTTTTGCCTTCCATTGAAACGTAGATACCGTCTTCTTTCGCTTCAACAGCTGTAACTTTAGTTTCAAGCATTAGCTTGAACTTGTTCTTAATGCGCTTAGTGAAGACTTTAACGATGTCTTTATCCGCAGCAGGGATAACTTGGTCGAACATCTCAACTACGTCTACTTTAGAACCTAGAGAGTGGTAAACCGTACCCATTTCAAGACCGATGATACCACCGCCCATGATAAGCAGTTTTTCAGGAACTTCGTTTAGCTCAAGTGCATCCGTAGAATCCCAAATACGTGGGTCTTCATGTGGGATGAAAGGAAGCTTGATTGGACGAGAACCCGCAGCGATGATTGCGTTGTCGAAGTTAACAGTTGTTGCTTCGCCTTCGCCTTCAACAAGAATGCTGTTAGGACCTGTGAACTTACCGAAACCGTTAACAACAGTTACGTTACGCATCTTAGCCATACCGCCAAGACCGCCAGTTAGTTGGTCTACTACTTTTTCTTTCCAGATACGGATCTTGCTGATGTCCGTTTGTGGCTCGCCGAATACAACGCCGTGCTCTGCCATCGCTTTAGCTTCTTCGATTACTTTAGAAACGTGAAGAAGTGCTTTTGATGGAATACAACCAACGTTTAGACATACACCACCAAGAGTGCTGTAACGTTCAACTAGTACTGTTTCTAGACCTA from Vibrio pomeroyi encodes the following:
- a CDS encoding LuxR/HapR/OpaR family quorum-sensing transcriptional regulator — protein: MDSISKRPRTRLSPLKRKLQLMEIALEVFSRRGIGRGGHADIADIAQVSVATVFNYFPTREDLVDEVLNHVVRQFSNFLSDNIDLDIHAKENLHNIATEMVTLVAQDSHWLNVWFEWSASTRDEVWPLFVTTNRTNQMLVQNMFSKAIERGEVCDDHDPKHLANLFHGICYSLFIQAKRVETPEELSSLTDSYLNMLCIYK
- the lpdA gene encoding dihydrolipoyl dehydrogenase, which codes for MSKEIKAQVVVLGSGPAGYSAAFRCADLGLETVLVERYSTLGGVCLNVGCIPSKALLHVSKVIEEAKAMAEHGVVFGEPQTDISKIRIWKEKVVDQLTGGLGGMAKMRNVTVVNGFGKFTGPNSILVEGEGEATTVNFDNAIIAAGSRPIKLPFIPHEDPRIWDSTDALELNEVPEKLLIMGGGIIGLEMGTVYHSLGSKVDVVEMFDQVIPAADKDIVKVFTKRIKNKFKLMLETKVTAVEAKEDGIYVSMEGKKAPAEAERYDAVLVAIGRVPNGALIDAEKAGIEVDERGFINVDKQMRTNVPHIHAIGDVVGQPMLAHKGVHEGHVAAEVISGKKHYFDPKVIPSIAYTEPEVAWVGKTEKEAKAEGLNYEVATFPWAASGRAIASDCADGMTKMIFDKDTHRVIGGAVVGTNGGELLGEIGLAIEMGCDAEDIALTIHAHPTLHESVGLAAEVFEGSITDLPNKKAVKKKK